The Micromonospora violae DNA segment GCTCCAACTCGATCACCAGCGCCGTGTCGCCGCTCCACCGTTCGTACTCGTCGAGCAGCACCACGAACAGCGGGGAGGCGTCCACCGTGCCGTAGTACGGGGAGTGCGGCTGCTCCTCGAACGCGGCCGACTCCCCGTACCGCAGCTCGTGCAGGATCCGGCCCGGGTCCTCCTCCAACACGTCGTCGATCCGGGCGCCCTGCAACGAGGCGAGAATCCGCAGCGTCGGTGGGGTCAGCGACGGGGTGACGGGCAGGGTCTGCAGACAGGTCAACAGGCTGTCGCGGCCGAACAGGGTCATGAACCAGGGCAACCCGGCCGCGGGCACGCTCGCGCCGCCGAGCGAGAGTGGCGCGAAGCGCAGCGCCGCCAGGTCCACCAAACTGCGGTGATAGACCTGCTGCAGGGCGACGCTCTCGGTGTCCAGGGTCGGGGCCGCCGCGACCCAGGCCCGCACGCTCGCGGGCAGGGTGGACTCGTCCGGCCGTTGCGCCCGCAGGGCCGAGCGCAGGTCCACACCGTCGGGACGCACCGCCCGCATGACCGCCTGCAAGCGCGTCGACCACTGCTCGCCGATGCCCAGTCGCACCGTGAACCGCAGGCCCTGCGGGTCGAACTCGGCGGGCTCGCTCGCCGACACGACGACCTCCCGCCGGTACGTGGAGCGCCGGTAGCCCAACCGCAGCTCGTCCGGGCCGACCTCGGTGTAGTACACGCCGGCCTTGTCGTGGCTGTCGAACTTGATCTCGAAGATGTCGGCGAAGTCGGCGGCCACCTCCAGCCGGATGTCCAACTCCATGTCATGCTCGCCGTAATTGAAGATCGTCACCGATTCGGTGAGGTCCGGGCCGATCCGCCGACGCCGGATGGCGGACACGTCGGCCTCCACGTAGTCGACCGCCGCGCCCGGCACCACGAAGAACGTGACCTCGTAATACTGGCTGTCGTCCACCGACAGGGCGGTCATGCACTCGCCGTTGACGAAGAGCATCCAGCGGGACAGGAAACGGGTGTCGGCGGCGAACAGCCCGACCGGCGTGGCGGGCGACGACTCCACGTCACCACTGGCGTCGGACACCATGAAGGTGTTGCCGTCGATACAGGCCACGGTGCCCTGGATGTCCTGCATCGGCTACGTCCCGCTGTCCACGCCACGGCGCTGGGCCAGCCGTGGCTCGCGGGAGAACAGCCGCCCGATGCGCAACGCCAGGCCGAGGTCACCGTCGACCATGATCTCGCCACGGGCGATCGCCGCCACGCCGTTCACCTCACCGCGCGCCATCGCGTCCGCGACCCGCGCGGACACCCTGATCACCGTGGTGGCGGGCTCGGCGCTG contains these protein-coding regions:
- a CDS encoding glycogen debranching N-terminal domain-containing protein, which gives rise to MQDIQGTVACIDGNTFMVSDASGDVESSPATPVGLFAADTRFLSRWMLFVNGECMTALSVDDSQYYEVTFFVVPGAAVDYVEADVSAIRRRRIGPDLTESVTIFNYGEHDMELDIRLEVAADFADIFEIKFDSHDKAGVYYTEVGPDELRLGYRRSTYRREVVVSASEPAEFDPQGLRFTVRLGIGEQWSTRLQAVMRAVRPDGVDLRSALRAQRPDESTLPASVRAWVAAAPTLDTESVALQQVYHRSLVDLAALRFAPLSLGGASVPAAGLPWFMTLFGRDSLLTCLQTLPVTPSLTPPTLRILASLQGARIDDVLEEDPGRILHELRYGESAAFEEQPHSPYYGTVDASPLFVVLLDEYERWSGDTALVIELEQEARAALAWIDQYADLTSTGYVWYQRRNRATGLDNQCWKDSWDSISYADGRLPGFPRATCETQGYAYDAKIRGARLARTVWGDPAFAERLESEAAALYDRFNRDFWLEDRGFYALALDHDGTPVDSLSSNIGHLLWSGIVPPERAPRLVEHLMGPALFSGWGVRTFAEGQRRYNPLGYHNGTVWPFDNSFIAWGLRRYGFANEAARIAEGILSAATYFEGRLPEAFGGFDRDTTRFPIRYPTAGSPQAWSSGATMLLIRTMLGINPHEDHLAVDPALPTAFGRIALLDIPGRWGKRDAFARQRPDQR
- a CDS encoding SCP2 sterol-binding domain-containing protein translates to MTATEAFFERLTVAGQDPRFSKVRGSVRFDIRDGDRLEQWLLAIDHGQMRVTRSAEPATTVIRVSARVADAMARGEVNGVAAIARGEIMVDGDLGLALRIGRLFSREPRLAQRRGVDSGT